Genomic segment of Zootoca vivipara chromosome 4, rZooViv1.1, whole genome shotgun sequence:
TCACAGTCTTCCCTGATTCAGATGAAATGGAGAAATAGAACTGCATGTCACCAACATAATGTCTCTGGATGACAACTCCTAGCAATTTCATACAGATGTTGAATAGTGAGACATAATGGACTCTTGGCTTAAAAGCTACATTGCTGAGAGTTTTTTACGATTGCTTTCTGGTAAGGACCCTACAGGTAGGAGCAGGACCATCCCATTAGAGTGCCTCCTTCGAGTTTCTCCAGGACACCATGGCCAATGATGTCAAAAGCTACAAAGATATCAGAGAGCTAAGTATTCCAGGAATTATAGAGTGGAGTCTCTTCAATGTGCAAGAAATTGAGTTAAGTGATAGAAATACTCAATTGAGGTGATTTCAGGATTTACAAATTTTGAGAGGTTAATCATGCATAAGAAGGACAGTAGAAGATTATCACTGTGCAGAATTTGGCTACAAGGTTGGTAAGTGAGGCAGCCCAATGggacaccagtcctgaaagcactgcactggctaccactgAATTACTGGCATCCAGGGTGTTAGTATTGGCATATAAATGGGACCCAAGTTCCTAAGAGAGCACCCTCCCTAATATCAACCATCTAGGTCCCTAGAATTGGCTGGTGAGGACTTGGTGGTAATGCTGTCACCGGGAGCTGCCCAGTTGGGGTTAACTGGTaatagggccttttcagtggtggttccctgtttaaggtaaaagtaaaggacccctggatggttaaatccagtcgaaggtgactatggggttgcggcgctcatcttgctttcaggccaagggagctggcatttgtccactgacagctttctgggtcatgtggccaacatgactaaaccgcttctggtacaacggaacaccatgatggaaaccagagcgcacggaaacgccgtttaccttaccgtcACAGCTACTTGCacttgcgtgctttcgaactgctaggttggcgggaggtttcctgtttgtggaatgccctctctagTGAGGTGCATCTGTCTCCATTGCTTTTAAATTTTGGACTAAAGAGTACTGGATGaaatatttacaggtaggtagccgtgttggtctgctgtagccaaaacaaaatataattttttttaataaaaaaaaatccttccagtagcaccttagaaaccaactaagtttgtcattggtatgagctttcgtgcgcatgcacatgaaagctcacaccaatgacaaacttagttggtttctaaggtgcttctggaaggaattttttttattttggatgaaatattgtttttaattgaaatttgtttttagatgttttcacTTGTAATAGGTTTTGGAGTGTTTTGACAGTGTTGTTTTTGAATTGTGGATGTGTTTGCTGTCCTGGGCTCTTTCAGGAGAAAGGCTGGGATAGAAATTCaatacttaattaattaattaatcagtaATTTGGCAATAGGATGGTGAAAAACGGCTTTATGAAATTGTTTAGTATGTGAGAAGGAGTGAATTAGGTATCTACAAATGTAAGTTTGTTTGGGGCAGGAGCGGGTCCTAGAGTATATCTTaaatttgttacaggtaggtagccgtgtagtcgaaacaaaataaaaaaaaattatttcttccagtagcaccttagagaccaaccaagtttgacaaacttggttggtctctaaggtgctactggaagaaaaaaaaaattcttaaatttGTATTTGCCTTGTGAATCTCATGATATATGCAGGATTATCCTAGATTTGAGAACCTGAGAtaggaaagccccccccctccccattagcTGAATGCAAGTGACAGTAAAAAGTGCATTTGGAGTTTGTTAAAATAGATCGTCTGCATAAGTTTTGGAAAGGTTTCTTAGTAAGTGGTTTCTCTCAAAGGCAGAATAAGTAAGTAGTGCCGTTGAGCAGAATTTGGAACAGACATCCCATTTCAGCTTGAATCCACTTTTATTATTCCAAGAAAAATGATTATCCAAACAGCAACTGAATATTCCAATTTGCTACTTCTGTGTAGCAAGTAGAATTTCTCCAGCTACACTGCCGGACTTGACAATGGCCTCCTCTTATACGGCAATAGGGAACTTGATAGAATTCAACCACTAGGTGTCACCCTTTACCATTCAAAGAGGGATACAGCTTCTTTGCCTGATAAGCTTGTGATTTGTCAGTTCATTTTGCTTGTTAGTTTGTTACCAATGAGCAATATCAGTTCATCCTATCTGCTCAAAATAATATATTGCTTCCTCAGTTCAAgaaaataaatgatttaaaaaaaaataaatataaaaaattgtGACAATTCCCATCCACTCCTTTCTGGCTCATTCAACATTTAatcttattaaatattttctggtTGTGgggattggggcgggggggggggaatagcaagAGAACCAAGATTAGGAGATTACTCTTACTTTTCCATAGATAATGAGAGGACAATTTTTACTTTCAGGTCAATCCTACTTTACTCAGGAAAGTAATTGCATCTGTTGGagcttatttccaggtaagtgtatataggattgcagcagagTAACTAGGATTTCCTTCTGCATATACCTGCATCAAATTGTACTGACTGTGATAACATAAATACAAAATGCTAGTTGTGTAGTTGATCATAATTGGGAATTTTGCAATATTCATTTAGTAATTGTTCATACTGGGGAAATGTGTTTCTGCTTAGCGGCAGTACTGCATTTCTGAAATCATAGCAAAAATCAGGTTGGGTTATCAGAGCACTGTAGCAATGTCTCTAAATACTGAAAATGTCTGCCTAGTTTAGGGTGCTGTGAATTTAATTCTAATCCATCTGAAATGGACTGGATGTTGTGCTTTGATTCTGCCCACTATCACCGTGCTTTAAGGCATTTCTGCATTTCCTTCTCTTAAGGctcaaaaccaaaataaaaataaaaatggggagagATAGTGAATGCAGGAATAAACCACAAAGGAAAAGTTATCAAAGCGCCAAAAATATTCCATTGTTGTCTGAGGTGTTTTGGAAACAAGAAGTTCAATCATCAGGGCAATCTACAAATATAGCAAAACATATATCTAAGTAATATTTTGAAACTAAACCTATTTACTTTtatatgaataaatgaataaatctttTTCCACTCAGTTTTGCACTGGAACAAGCAGTTGGGCTTTATACTTCACTGTTAATATTACCTTAATATATCTCACAAACATTTACATACAAACCACTTATCATAAAAATAATAAGATCTGGTTGAAGTGCACATGTTTGCCATGAAGGTGGTTATTGTTGGTATTCCACATTTCAGCTGAGAAGATTCTTAGGATGGTATATTCAAATATACAAAACATTGCAACAGCCATAAGGCCAGCCATGTAAAACAAATATTGAAACGTGACCATAAGTGTTAGAGATATCTGAAACTGTTATGCTGGTGGAAGTAAAATACTATGCAAGCCGTTTCattcaaatgttttaaagtactgtgACGTGCCCTTTTCTTTCTCAACTGCAGATGGAAGCAGGAGTTGGATTTAAGCTTCTTCAGTTAGTTTAGGTTCCCAGTTATAATTCTGTGAAAGTTAGCCTCTCCGTAACAAACCTGAGCCGTGTGTGGAACTGGAGCACCTGATAGAGCAGTGATAACACCATGGAAGTACGTTTTtcactgggaattgcagctgaTGTTCATAACTTTAGTTACAAATAATGGAAGTATGCATCATATTCATGAACAAGATAGCTGCAAATTACTGTACATTGCAGTAATGTTTGTTccaaaaaattataatttatatgCTTTTTAATTTATATGCTACATCTcccaaatctatttttaaaaatcatgaaaaCTCTATTTTAACGagaaccttgggccagtcatcagTGCCAGGGGCCAACATGTGACTTACACATGTCTGTCTCTTACATAAACATAGGGCAGTATCCAACTAAATAGGCCCTTTAGTGCAAGACTTCTGGCTGTGCAATGTAATTTCtctgccctctcctcttcctgctcaccccataattctgctccagagagttggaaAACCTGAAACAGATTtaggaggagcacagggagagGAGACTGTAGGAAGTTCTGTTGTGTAGATAAAAGTCAGTGCGCTAGTGGAACTATTTAGATGCATACAGCCcatattctttaaaaacaaccttCCCATAATAATTTTGCTGTTGTTCACAAATGCCACAGTGTGGTATAATCATCTTGTACAGAATACAACATTTTTGCCTGCAGTCGACTAGTAGAGAAATCGGCATTTGTATCTCTTGGTGTAGGAACGTTCTTGTGACTGAACATTCTGGTATTCAGCTATACCCAAATAAACAAATCCTGCTGTTTACTGGAGACTGCACAGGGTGAACATATATGTAATACTctatcttgttttttgttttaagatcAGTTTACTGAAGACTGCAATGGAACGATTTGACGTGAAGCCACCTCCCTCCCGGAGCCGTTCTAAAACCGCTTTGTATGTGACTCCTCAGGATCGCGTTACGGAATTTGGCAGTGAACTGTATGAAGACGGGGGGAAACTGTACTGCACATTCTGCAATGTGGTCCTGAATCATGTTCGCAAGTCCGCCATCAATGACCATCTCAAATCCAAAACGCACACCAAACGCAAGGGGGAGTTTGAGGAGCAAACCGTCAGGAAGAAACCGCGAACTCTGACTGCCTCTTTGCAGTGCAACAGCGCAGCCCCGACAGAGAAGCCCGGTGTTGTCCAGGACTTTGTAAAAATGTTTCTGGAAGCTAGCATTCCCCTCGAGAAGGCTGATCACCCAGCTGTGCGAGCTTTCCTCTCTCGCCACGTGAAGAATGGGAACTCCATACCCAAGGCAGACCAGCTAAGAAAAACCTACTTGCCTGATGGGTATTCACACCAGCTTCTCAAGTCTGAAGACCACTGAGTGGAGGAGGCCACTTGGTTCTAAGTGTGGAGTATTAACAGTTGCATAGCAGTGACgtggtttatttttatattcaTGCACATGCAATGTTACGTAATggtttttgtattgtaaaatgACAATCTACTGCAAAACGCAACAGTGTGCAACAAATTGTTGGTGACTCTAGTATTACAAGAGTTTGGATCTAAAATGTTGTTGAGCTCCTtgagaaagggggtgggagtggggggaaatggcagaaaGGTGCCATGTTGCTGAGTTTGTACAGTCCAGTGCTAAATCATTATTGTAGAAAAATTCCTTTGCTCGCTTTTCATCCTCCTGCATTACCTGATAATTGCAAATGATCAAATTAGGCATGGTCAAACTCAATAGTCTAATTTCTGGCTTTAACATGTATTCATATGTGCCCAATATGCGTGCCCCTTATTTTCAGCATAAATTTATCTCCAGCATAGCTATACTTAGTGATGCCACAGCAATCCTGCAGGCTTGATTTCCAATGCAAATGTTTCCGTTTTTCTGGTTTGCGCTATTATCCTGAACCCACTTTCTGTCTCGTTCTATGTGATTTACATTCTGTTGGATGGAGAAGTTTTAACTGGTGGCTGGATGTGCAAACTCTTGCCTAGCTGTTGAGGGTTGAAAGGATGTAGATGTGCATCCCATTGAAAGCAAAGAGTAGCATCTACTGTTCGATTCTCATTCTGCTGAGCATCCCTTTTGCGTACACAGTCCCGAAAGCATGAATATACGACATACTCCACAGAATTAAAGTGGCAGTTTCCCCACATCCCTATTATACTACAGATCAGAGGAAAGCTACAGGACTGTTAGAGTAAAGTTACACAGTCAGCTGCCTGTAGATGGCAATGTTTTGCAAATAATGGATATAAAGAGAAGTTGTCTAATGTGCATTTCCATTTCTCCCTGTTTAATTTCAAAGCTGGCtcaaaaaggtgttttttttttaatctacgtGAATATCTCATGTTTTTGAACTTTGCACAGTTTAGGTCTGTGTAATACGAACTCCTAGAGCTACTGATACCTTTTGCTTCACtgtctgttctttttttaatgaaatgttttcCAAGGAACAAAGCATCATTAGGAATTTGTAATTCATGACTAAAATATTTCTTCATGCATTAGCTAACAGTAATTCCTGATCCCACCACAGTTAAGCACTTTTGGTTCCCATTTATTAGAATGGGAGAGTTTGCCATAACTGTCTTTCCTATTGCTTGAGCTTTTAAATGCATAACTTTTAAAAGCATCATGCCCCAGACATTTTACTTTTTCTTGGTGGAATTGCAAAGGAAACAAAGTAGCTGTTTCTggcctgtttttattattattattaattagcatGCAAATCCCAAAATCAAATAGAAAAGAATGCGAAACTTcaccatagacatctggttggaaTCAAATGATGGGTCCATTTCTTtccccacactttcccctcctttcttgcACAAACAGATAAGAGAGCAGAATAAGCAGTTTAAGGAACATGCAGATCCACTGGATGGTTTTGACGTAGTCACACAGGCAATATTGCGTTGAAAAGTTGCATAGAGTTTGCAGAGGAAGTGGGTGTTCACCAgtgtagacccatttaaatcaattgaCCCAAGTTACTCTAGTAGGCATATAGTCTTTACGTTGGAGATTACCCAGGATCTGCAATGCCATGTTGAGCTTGGAATTGGTGAATATAGCCCAGGATCTGGTCTGCTTGGCTTATGAAAAACACTATTATCCATATTTAATCCATTTTTTTGCTCTCATGTTTGTATGAAATTGCATAGGTTTCATCTATTATAGGTTTCCATATATTTGGGGAGGAGCTTCTGCGtgtaccccaccccacctgccttttcccttttctgttttcctcCTGCCACTGCAGTTGTTGCCAAAGTACTCTGATATTTTGTTTAAAGAATCCAATAGAACCCCACGTATTGCTCCTAATGTTACATCTGCAGCATGGAGGAGAACATTGGGATTTTCTTTCTTGGGCTGAACCTAATCAGCCCTAAGCTTAATTAACTCGTAGCTGAACAAAGGAGCACAGCCTTAATATTCAGTTCCAGAATAAAAAACAGTTACTGGCACACAGAA
This window contains:
- the CGGBP1 gene encoding CGG triplet repeat-binding protein 1 isoform X1, which translates into the protein MEISLLKTAMERFDVKPPPSRSRSKTALYVTPQDRVTEFGSELYEDGGKLYCTFCNVVLNHVRKSAINDHLKSKTHTKRKGEFEEQTVRKKPRTLTASLQCNSAAPTEKPGVVQDFVKMFLEASIPLEKADHPAVRAFLSRHVKNGNSIPKADQLRKTYLPDGYSHQLLKSEDH
- the CGGBP1 gene encoding CGG triplet repeat-binding protein 1 isoform X2; protein product: MERFDVKPPPSRSRSKTALYVTPQDRVTEFGSELYEDGGKLYCTFCNVVLNHVRKSAINDHLKSKTHTKRKGEFEEQTVRKKPRTLTASLQCNSAAPTEKPGVVQDFVKMFLEASIPLEKADHPAVRAFLSRHVKNGNSIPKADQLRKTYLPDGYSHQLLKSEDH